In Chryseobacterium gotjawalense, the following are encoded in one genomic region:
- a CDS encoding NUDIX hydrolase yields the protein MNDLKYCPKCGKPNLIWDGITKWTCSNCDYVLFHNVAGAVAVIIKHGEEILFTRRNQEPKKGKLDLAGGFVDPKESAEETCVRELFEEMKIKIDISQLKYLASLPNTYEYKNILYNTIDLFYEYKVPEKLELTLELSEISETIWIKKNQINIEDIAFDSQKTFFKKYISS from the coding sequence ATGAATGATTTAAAATACTGCCCGAAGTGTGGGAAACCAAATTTAATTTGGGACGGCATAACAAAATGGACGTGCTCTAATTGCGATTATGTTCTGTTTCACAATGTGGCAGGAGCAGTGGCTGTCATCATCAAACATGGCGAAGAAATTCTTTTTACCCGAAGAAATCAGGAACCGAAAAAAGGGAAACTCGATTTAGCCGGCGGATTTGTAGATCCAAAAGAAAGTGCCGAAGAGACCTGCGTTCGTGAACTGTTTGAAGAAATGAAAATTAAAATTGATATTTCTCAATTAAAATATCTGGCAAGTTTACCAAATACGTATGAATACAAAAACATTCTTTATAATACGATTGACTTATTTTACGAATATAAAGTCCCGGAAAAATTAGAATTAACACTGGAATTATCAGAAATCTCTGAAACAATTTGGATTAAAAAGAATCAAATAAATATCGAAGATA